GATAGAAAGAATTTCAGTAAGATCTCACTCATTATtcatactgtaacactcacactTTTATTCTGGGAGTTCTGTGAGATTTACTGTGTAATTGTCTCTTTGTGTTTCACACGACAGCCGAAGCACCGATAGAAATCTCATCTGAGAGTGCATATTTCAGTATGAACTTATTTCATATTACTtcatacaacactcacactttTATTCTCTGTGCTTGTTCAATGTATACATTCAGAGGATCAGTGTATTACATTCAGATTATCAATCTGTTCCTGTCAGAATATGTTATGTTTGGTATCATGATAATGCAAGCTTTAATGTCTTTCtaacatgacatcatcacatcagGAAGTGACTAGCaacactactgtacacacatacacactacaaaaTACATGTTTATGCTCATGAATGGAGTTGAAGTGTTTGGTCTGTTCCTCTTTTGTATCTATTTCTGTCTCCAGGTTCCccttttatcatcatcatcatcatcctcatcatcagtgtgtgtgtctgtgtgattggaGGATTTACACTGCTGATGATCTACAAACTGAGACAGAAACAAAcccaaggtacacacacacacacacacacacacacactttcttacaCACTTTATCATGTGTAACATTTTATCACTGCAGTCAAATGGAAAAAATTGAGACTTAGACCTGTATAATTACAGGTTCAAGACGTTCATCCCAAGACAATGGACATGTGAGTATTTATGTTTAATTGTGTTagacctatgtgtgtgtgtcactttttaTTTAGGCTGTTGGGGCTGCAGTCCCAATAAATCTCTATGCTATAAACCCAATAATATCACACTTTTACCTACATCTAGCTGCCTGTCTATTACAAGCATTTACTTGTGTGCTCGTGAGAGAATGTTGATATTCATTGCATATAAGTTGCTAGAAATAATTTGCAGGTAAACAGCTGTTGTATGAGACTGGGTCGCCAATCTTCCTCAAATAATTGGTTCTATTTATGGATAAAAACAGGACTGTGCAGAGCCATACAATAGAGAATATGCTGAAAACTGTACAAATGCTAATGGTGTCTGTCTGAGATTGAGGTATATTCTACCATCCTGCTACAATAAACAGTAATGTATTCCTTATTTTAGGCTTCTCCTGTTTATGAGAATGACCTGCCTAATTTACCACCATATGAAAACTTGAACATGAAAATGAGATCCAATCATCAGAATCTGGATTCATCTACAAATCAGTCAGATTCAACATACCAGACACTGGACCCACtcaccaaccaatcagattcaggcTACATGTCTCTGAGTAACacaaccaaccaatcacattcacacTATCAGTGCCTGAATCCAAGAACTCAGGTGAACTCAGTTTACCAGACCCTTCAGTCttaatgctttatttttgtattctttttattatggtgtaaggttattaattaaaatgtagttgttggcaaattgctatGATATAGGTTTGAGCATGTTGTTATTAGAAAATCGTTACCTCAGGGTGGTAATAATTACACcctataatttattatttttcaataacagtacccttcattgatttttattttatacttaacaaattgtttttatgttatcAATGTAACCTGTAAAATGTTatgtaatgcaaaaaaaaaaaatgctatatgTGAAGATTGTAACACCTGAGTGAGGGTAAATATCAGTATTATGAGTGTATTTGCATATGTTGTGAAATTTGATTGCAAATTTGAATAATAACAAACTGTGAATCATTGTTTAGTTCAGTAATCGAGGTTCACAGTGAACAGTTACATCCAAAGCATTGCTTTTAGTGCTTCATCATAGGGCAGTGttgttatattactgaaaaacAGCAGAAGGGATTTCATGCATAATCAGCATGTTtcacaatgaataaataaataaataagtgacttACTTACATGTCTCTGTAAGTTCAACTCTACTAGAATGAGTGACACTAGTAAAGAAGAATAGTTTCATTAAGTCAGAAATGCTAAGCAATaaacagaatgaataaatgaagagaGCTAAAAATTAAAGATAACCTGTAATGCCATATGCTGTAGATGGTCTACTTGACATCTCTTGACATCACGCAGCTATCTATAAATGGCTAAGGATTACAGATGTGGACTGGACCcaaaacagcatttttatatGTTCCATTTGTGACATTTGTTCCATTTGTAACAtcaataataaatcaataataaatacattgaaCAATGCTTGTTTATGTGTTCCAATTGTGACATGAGTAATAAATCAACAATAAATACATGGAAGAAGATTCCTTAGATCAGGAGTGTCaaatatactaaatatataatataatctggCCCATGAGATGAATTTGTGCAGtgcaaaaaatacacagaagaCATTATCAGAAATTTGTCAAAAAATAACTGCTATTCCTAACTTGTCATGTGGAGTTGTGCTGTAGATGGCAGCAATGCACGATTTATGGACTGCTTCCTATTTATTCACAGATGTGAATTGGAAACCTGTGTGCTTGGTGTGTATGCAGCAAGTTGCAGTGCTCAAGATATATAATATTCGGCACCCCTATGAGACACATCATGGCGAAAAATACTTGCAAGGTCAACTATGAACAGAGAAGATAAATGAATTGTTAGCGGGTCTGAAGAAACAGCAGTCTGTTTTTACCCATAGCCGAGAGGTCAGTGATGCAGCAGTGTAAACCAGCTACCTTATTGCAAGCAAAATAGCTTCAGCATCAAAGAGTAAGTTCATGAATACATGTATGGTGAAAGCTGCAGAAATCATGTGATATGAAAAGTGACAGGCCTTTGCCAACATTAGCCTTTCAAGAAACACTGTGGCAGATAGGATTTCAGGACTTTTGGCAGATTTGGACTGCAACATAAAGGAAAAAATCAAGTAATTTCTTGCAGTTTCAGTTGCACATGATGAGAGCACTGACAATACAGATGTTGCGCAACTGGCCATATTcactggtggtgttgatgaGACTTTGACCGTCACAGAGCAGTTCCTAGGGCCTGTGACAGACAGCACAACAGCAGATGACATTTTCAGCTCTCTCGTTGGAGTACTGGACAGCGTTGGAGTGGACTGGGCCTGTGCTCCCAGCCTGGCAACAGATGGCCCACTGTCAATGATTGGGAAAAAATCAGGTGATCAGAGACAATTCAGAGAGAAAGTACAGGCCACAAATGGAGGACATGATTTTTGGATGCTTCACTGTATTTTGCACCAGGAGGCATTGTGCTGCAAGTCATTAAAAATGGATCATGTGGTTTAGCCAAGGTGCCATGCTGAAGTGTTTCTTTGAGAGGAAATTTGACAGTTCAGGGACAAACATGGCAAAGCAACGATGGAATTCCAATCCCCAGAATGGCTGCAGGACCTTGCATTTATGGTGGATATTACAAAGCACTTGAATAATATGAACAAAATGTTGCAAGGCTGCAGAAATTTTATCATAAACAGTGAATCTTAGTTTTTTGATCATAAAGTTAATAGCTAAGTTAATATGTTTCAGTACCAGATGCCTGTTACTAAATGTTTTGTGCCTGATTTGTAAGTTTTAATGCACAAGTGTAGCCTAATGTCACACAACAGTCTGTTGGCGTTACACCTAAGCTGAGGCATAATAAAATTGCActtatttttcttaataatttcggTTTGTTCaggttatttatatttttgtgaaaGGATACTtggttaaatgtaaatattttcatcatataattttactttttttgcactaaaacaaagaaaaatttagatttttcattatttatagtttattatgCTATTATTTTACTGGTCCAGCCTGACTGATATCAAATTGGGCTGTAAGTGGCCCCTGAACTATAATGAGTGTGACACCCCAACTTAGATTATAATATAGTTTTACAGATTATGATCTTGATACATGACTCGCTGCAGTGTCCTAGAATAGGATTTATAGAACAAAATGCTTTTAATTAGACAATATAGACTTGGCAACTTGTATAAATGAGCTAGTATCTAGTAAAAGCTAATACAGCTGGATTTGGGATTTCCTGAGTAGCAGGTCAAGGAGACCTATTTCCTTCTTGATTACATGGTTCACAGCAACTAGGTAATCAATGTTGCTGATGACATCAATGTCTTAGAGCACATCACCAAAGATCAGTGAGAGGAAGTGAGGAAGTCTGGTGCAAGAAAAATGGTCTCAATGTCAACAAGACTAAAGTGACGATTAGTGACTTCAGAAGAATCCAAGTATCTCAAAACATTGTAATTGGTGGAATAATTCAGTAGATTACCAGAATGTATTTATGACCCTTGGGTGAATGTTAGCAGTAAAAACAGTGAGCAACTTCAGTGCCTTGGACCTGCACATCACATGCAACAGCAAGTGCTtcctaaacaccatcattagtGAAAAAGTAATATCAGTACgaagaagaaataaaggaagaaaaatagAAACTACCAAATCACATCAGTAATATAGAGGAAGTGAGCAGTCTGCTGCAGATGGTGTTGAGTAAGTATAGACGTAAAATACCAACACACGAGATGTTAAATGCAGAAATATCTTATGACACGCAGACCTATGGGCAACAACAGATAAAAAGAGtccacaaaaacatttctagtGTGCTGGAAAGAGCAAAAGGAGAGTAGAATTGAAGTGAAGCTTCATTCCATGATGAAGAGCCTCCTGATCTTCACTCTCTCCCTAATATCAGGTCagctgtttgtttcttttaaacaaatatatgaaGTCATTGTTTTGTATTATGTTTGCAAGGTTATTATGTAATGTTATAGACATTAGTAAGATTTCCTTTTGACTGACAGGTCCAGTGGGCTGTATTGTGACTGGATACTCAAGAGGAAGCATCATTATAATCTCTGGTCTAAAATGGGATTCAAGACTTAGATATATttgtaagaaagaaagcataTCATACATATCTATATTACGTACTGACACCACAGAGAATTCTGTTCAAGAGGGAAGATTCATGCTGTATAAAAACACAGGAGGATTTGTGACAGTGTTAATCCGGTGTCTGGAGCCACAGGATGCTGGAACATACAGAATGGGAGTAGGGATTCAGATGAGCACTGATGTGAAACTGACAGTTATTGATGGTGAGAAAATGTTTAACGTCATTGTTTTAATAAAACTCAAACATTTTCTCATTCCAAAAAAAATTCCACAGCTTTTGagctttgttttcttgtttctaTAATTGACAGATTCTTGTTGTCCTGGGCCAAAAACAATGTATTCTTTTCCTGGACAGAATATCAGCATCATCTCTAACTATCCTGTGGTATACGACAGACACTACAAGTATATCATGAAACTTGACAATGGCAGTGTTTTAAATGACATTCTAGATACTGACACCCAATCCCAGAACAACAGATTCTCCATTTCTGATGACAGAAATGCTAAAGTTCTCAGTCTGAGCATCAGTAATGTGACAGAAGCTGATGATGGAGTTTATTTATGTGGAGTCTTCAACAGAATGAACTCAGTACAGTATTTTTCCTTCTTCACAGAGATTCAGCTGCATGTTAGAGGTGAAACTTTTACTCATGTTGTTTTAAATATGTGTGAATATTTACACTAACATATCTCACTAACACTAAATATGATTGATTTACAGGACAGTATTAAATTCATGTCTAAAGTTTTAAGATTTACTGTGTaattgtttctttcatttttcacacaACAGCCAAATCATGGACAGAAATCTCATCTGATAGAACGAATTTCAGTAAGATCTCACTCATTATtcatactgtaacactcacacttttattctgtgttcatattcaATGTATATGTCAGAGATTCAGTGCATTACACTCAGATTCTTCTACATGACATCATTATATCAGGAAAGCGATCAGAAAGTGACTAGCAATGCACCTGTACACACAAAGACACTACAAAATACACATTTATGATCATATATGAAGTTGATATTTTGGTCTGTTCCTGTTCTCTATCTGATTCTGTGTCCAGGTTCCactcttatcatcatcatcatcatcatcatcatcatcatcagtgtgtgtgtctgtgtgactctgCTGCTGATTGGAGGATTTACATTGCTGATGATCTACAAACGAAGACAGAAGAGAaaacaaggtacacacacacacacacacacacacagagagagagagagagagagagagagagagagacaaacacacactcacttacataaTTATACACTTTACCATGGTTAAATTTTATCATTGCAGCCAACTAGAAGAAATTGAGACATTTGTATAATTACAGGTTCAAGACCTTCATCCAAAGACAATGAACATGTGAGTATTTATGTTTAATTCTGttagacctgtgtgtgtatcattttttatttaggcTGTTGGGGCTTCAGTCCCAATACGTCTCTATGCTATAAACACGGTCATACCACATTTTTACCTACAGCTAGCTCCCTGTCTATTTACGTCATGTGCTTGTGAAAGAATGTTGTTATTCATCATATATAAGTTGCTAGAAATAATTTGCAggtaaacagcattaaacattAGCTCtgcaaatggataaaaaacaaaacggtTCCAAGCTATACAATAGGGAATATGCTGAAAACTGTACAAATGCTAATGTTATGTGTCTGGGATTGATGGATATTCTACCATACTGCTACAATAAACAGTAA
The DNA window shown above is from Hemibagrus wyckioides isolate EC202008001 linkage group LG15, SWU_Hwy_1.0, whole genome shotgun sequence and carries:
- the LOC131365802 gene encoding uncharacterized protein LOC131365802: MMKSLLIFTLSLISGPVGCIVTGYSRGSIIIISGLKWDSRLRYICKKESISYISILRTDTTENSVQEGRFMLYKNTGGFVTVLIRCLEPQDAGTYRMGVGIQMSTDVKLTVIDDSCCPGPKTMYSFPGQNISIISNYPVVYDRHYKYIMKLDNGSVLNDILDTDTQSQNNRFSISDDRNAKVLSLSISNVTEADDGVYLCGVFNRMNSVQYFSFFTEIQLHVRAKSWTEISSDRTNFSSTLIIIIIIIIIIISVCVCVTLLLIGGFTLLMIYKRRQKRKQGSRPSSKDNEHASHVNENDLPNLSLYENLNMKMRSNHQNLDSSTNQSDSTYQTLDPLTNQSDSGYTSLSNTTDQSHSHYQCLNPRTQVNSD